A portion of the Maniola hyperantus chromosome 24, iAphHyp1.2, whole genome shotgun sequence genome contains these proteins:
- the LOC117993662 gene encoding telomerase reverse transcriptase-like, with product MNEPICFAQYFANKQNVRSLSNILNSKLLKSENETVFLQEVLKEEILIREISPELKKMLLDVQQNIKYCSKQDFKNYFVNLDDEQQKLLPVNKEKIYEDCSIALSKIIPKKLFGNNHNTKIFKKCTKIIIYSMKRQHLNFGKLIQKWDFKIFPWTNITQSSQVLYNILHWIFKVVLAAVISLNFYVTTSKINNDENLLHFFWKNKWQSFYDRKVSEMVTAKVINKYHANCLGKKVRKKYSLQEKLKLKTLKKEIPKLHLVLKPNNNYRPIVRYKTESLNATDKYKIKERLYFLRKLTGKPHEKIEVQFTKLYFKWLEKNKPKLYFVKTDLSNAFGSINKAKLLKILCERHQELQKTETSMYMKKKLAQHYKEFIAELRKPLLIRAGSTAYEWKEGLMQGYKFSPALSELYYSYLDDIYFSEHLKNGHELKLFIRVVDDYLYVTDSLEDAHLYLKALSNYRNVNYTKTVVNFEHDDINCSPEITFLGYSYNTENLEVSRSNTVFTGQLCYKIAFSAATENIGKFLENRIGQSGIQINGHLFNFHYNNEELIWQHIFLTLCLSANKFCTILSLLCDANEMPNYLSVYKKKVSVKLCNTITETLKKNGPKDFQFVYCVNHFRYLSFKALLLCATKTSKCNVLVPYVNVELAKSNCINGKWKEHARVFSKSGKNLAQAIKEVCRRTDLRQIFKKFDILPCDFQCFDHRQFYQL from the coding sequence ATGAATGAACCAATATGTTTCGCACAATACTTCGCGAATAAACAAAATGTGAGATCACTAAGTaatattctaaattcaaaattgttAAAAAGTGAAAATGAGACCGTTTTTCTGCAAGAAGTATTAAAAGAAGAAATTTTGATAAGAGAAATATCGCCAGAACTAAAGAAAATGTTACTTGATGTACAACAAAACATCAAATATTGCAGTAAACAGGATTTTAAGAATTATTTTGTCAATTTAGATGATGAACAGCAAAAGTTATTACCAGTGAATAAAGAGAAAATTTACGAAGACTGCTCGATAGCACTCAGTAAAATAATTCCTAAGAAGTTGTTTGGTAACAATCACAACACTAAAATATTCAAGAAATGcaccaaaataataatttacagtaTGAAACGTCAACACTTGAATTTTGGAAAATTGATTCAAAAGtgggattttaaaatatttccttGGACCAACATAACGCAGTCATCTCAAGTCTTATATAACATTCTTCACTGGATATTTAAAGTTGTATTAGCAGCAGTGATTTCATTGAATTTCTATGTTACgacaagcaaaataaataatgatgaaAACTTGCTTCATTTTTTCTGGAAAAATAAATGGCAGAGCTTTTACGACAGAAAAGTTTCTGAAATGGTAACTGcaaaagttataaataaatatcatgcCAATTGTTTGGGGAAAAAAGTGAGAAAAAAGTACAGCTTGCAAGAAAAACTGAAATTAAAAACACTCAAAAAAGAAATCCCTAAACTGCATTTAGTTTTGAAACCGAATAACAACTATAGACCAATTGTACGGTATAAAACTGAATCTCTCAATGCAACAGAcaaatataaaatcaaagaaaGATTATATTTCCTAAGAAAACTGACTGGGAAACCACATGAGAAAATTGAGGTTCAATTTACAAAACTTTACTTTAAATGGTTGGAAAAAAATAAACCAAAGTTATACTTTGTTAAAACAGATCTAAGTAATGCTTTTGGGTCGATCAATAAAGCAAAGCTTTTGAAAATCCTCTGTGAGAGGCATCAGGAGTTACAAAAAACCGAAACATCAATGTATATGAAGAAAAAACTTGCACAACATTATAAAGAATTTATAGCAGAACTCAGAAAACCTTTGCTCATCCGTGCTGGTTCCACAGCTTATGAATGGAAAGAAGGGCTCATGCAGGGATACAAATTTTCACCAGCCCTATCTGAACTATACTATTCGTACTTGGACGATATATACTTTTCAGAACATTTAAAAAACGGTcatgaattaaaattatttattagagtCGTTGATGACTATTTGTATGTAACAGACTCTTTGGAAGATGCTCATTTGTATTTAAAGGCTTTATCGAATTATAGAAATGTGAATTATACAAAAACTGTGGTTAACTTTGAACATGACGATATAAATTGTAGTCCTGAGATAACATTCCTTGGTTATAGCTATAATACTGAAAATTTGGAAGTCAGTCGGTCAAACACAGTTTTTACAGGACAATTGTGTTATAAAATCGCCTTTTCTGCAGCAACTGAAAACATAGGCAAATTTTTAGAAAACCGAATAGGTCAATCCGGCATACAAATTAATGggcatttatttaattttcattataACAACGAAGAATTAATATggcaacatatttttttaacgcTATGTTTATCAGCGAATAAATTTTGTACCATTTTATCTTTACTCTGCGATGCGAATGAGATGCCAAATTATTTATCTgtgtacaaaaaaaaagtttcagtaAAACTCTGTAATACTATTACAGAAACATTAAAGAAAAATGGACCCAAAGATTTTCAATTTGTGTATTGTGTTAACCATTTCCGATATCTGTCTTTCAAAGCATTATTGTTATGTGCTACTAAAACTTCCAAATGTAATGTATTGGTCCCATATGTTAATGTTGAATTGGCCAAATCTAATTGCATTAATGGAAAATGGAAGGAACATGCAAGGGTTTTTTCAAAAAGTGGTAAAAATCTAGCACAAGCAATAAAAGAAGTGTGTAGAAGAACAGATTTGagacagatttttaaaaaattcgatATATTGCCATGCGATTTTCAATGTTTTGATCATAGACAATTTTATCAACTGTAA
- the LOC117993664 gene encoding cell growth-regulating nucleolar protein-like, whose product MVVFTCGHCGESVQKPKVEKHYLTKCRNKNPNVSCMDCFKDFLGKDYEAHTKCVTEEERYSAKGFAAKEKKGEKKQNVWVDMIQSVLDEQKDASSNVLRILETISKHNNTPRKKPKFINFVKNVCGNKTNIKDIDQAWEIVSVKLTALSNLSAQNADNKKEEKNELTEDSVAEEKQNGDANDTLENNKEINGVDKEKDTENEKVYNGIGKPDQKLSKKQRKEEKKRRKYEAELQSVEAAPEQTEEEPEVPKKGKKNKNKENSHAQEQVNGQETDKNKKRKRQDTVNQPDVEENGVADMENLAIKEKTIKKKLRKDSKPEADESVCLHDQNVANGENEDTETNDRNGKFNWHEVIISLLRKKDNELPFKRLQKKVLGEYSEYTGCEVDDRIADKFIKKLKSAPKVRVDKNRVVLLE is encoded by the exons ATGGTTGTATTCACATGCGGTCACTGCGGGGAATCTGTCCAGAAGCCGAAAGTTGAGAAGCATTATTTGACCAAATGCAGGAACAAGAATCCCAATGTGTCGTGTATGGACTGTTTTAAGGACTTCTT AGGCAAAGATTATGAGGCTCATACGAAATGTGTAACCGAGGAAGAACGTTACTCTGCCAAGGGCTTTGCTGCTAAGGAAAAGAAAGGTGAAAAGAAACAGAACGTCTGGGTAGACATGATACAATCCGTCCTTGACGAGCAGAAGGACGCATCTAGTAACGTCTTGAGAATCCTTGAGACCATAAGCAAACATAATAACACACCAAGGAAGAAACCTAAATTCATTAACTTTGTCAAAAACGTATGTGGGAATAAAACTAATATCAAAGATATTGACCAAGCATGGGAGATAGTTTCGGTTAAACTAACCGCTTTATCGAATTTAAGTGCTCAGAATGCCGATaacaaaaaagaagaaaaaaatgagCTGACAGAAGATTCTGTTGCAGAAGAGAAACAAAATGGTGATGCGAATGATactttagaaaataataaagaaataaatggTGTTGATAAAGAAAAAGATACTGAAAATGAGAAAGTATATAATGGAATTGGTAAACCAGATCAAAAGCTTTCAAAGAAACAAAGAAAGGAAGAGAAGAAACGTAGAAAATATGAAGCGGAACTGCAAAGTGTTGAAGCTGCTCCGGAACAGACTGAAGAAGAACCCGAAGTACCCAAAAAGGGCAAgaaaaacaagaacaaagaaAATTCCCACGCACAAGAACAAGTCAACGGACAAGAAACTGACAAGAACAAGAAACGTAAACGACAAGACACGGTCAACCAGCCGGACGTAGAGGAAAACGGTGTCGCTGACATGGAGAATTtagcaataaaagaaaaaactatCAAGAAAAAGTTAAGAAAGGATAGCAAACCTGAAGCAGATGAAAGTGTTTGCCTTCACGACCAAAACGTTGCCAACGGTGAAAACGAAGACACTGAAACTAACGATAGAAATGGGAAATTCAATTGGCACGAAGTAATAATATCTCTTTTGAGGAAAAAAGATAACGAATTACCGTTCAAACGCTTACAGAAGAAGGTTCTGGGTGAATATTCGGAGTATACAGGGTGTGAGGTAGATGATCGTATAGCtgataagtttattaaaaaattgaaaagtgcACCTAAAGTCAGGGTTGATAAGAACAGAGTTGTGTTACTTGAATAG
- the Tsf2 gene encoding transferrin 2 produces MKTYRSYLLLFVLIAYCNASYYGSESISNGIFVQPKVEGVDMVSWCTTSVLEQKKCEKLSQTAMQDKGLFGRDYIEIQCKRAFDTEECMTWVDRGEASLLALDAGEVYVAGRFHSLVPIMQELYGHGEPFQYSVAVVKKGSLPAVQPGSGLHGLRGARACFPGVGSLAGWVMPIHVLMREGGLRVTDCNNHVKSAIQYFGESCAPNSLKDMYNPIGDNSDQLCKLCAGGAGVRCTLADPHAGYEGALKCLLADGAGDIAFVRDTTIQHTLLSQRVLGGVSADRFELICRDGSRMAVQEWERCHWGRVPADAVVTSSAATVQQRKQYQNLLLKLLELYGEPNPLNKMSNRTVDYQTRGPYGNVLTSTTTERGRYYDTPYRPNADNSLQFNNKQEFASPFKPRMDPSGRPIELPFQLFKSDETTDLLLQDATVNFKVIKEDEQAANHLLNNEFVGDQAVKAVTGIRDCPVKRATLCVTSEAEMDKCIKMRVALKAAFLSPTLVCWRAHSARHCERAIAEGTCDFAVFDAADMLHAAYRHRLVPFMQEVYSSGNNWYYAVAVAKEQDPDTDLTYLRGKNTCHTGIGMAAGWIYPLAYLISNGWIRSYGCDGAHAAAQYFTKSCAPGALSSEYVDAGTVPHDNLCHLCHGASFRRCRRDASEDYYGHVGAVRCMVEGGGDVAFVRHTAPHEVSGGRRREWWARDLLPDDLQLLCPDGTRAKMHEYKHCNLGRVPGSVIMGRANHTELDTYSNLMVYAQQFYGATTADEFSFSMFLSQAPYADLIFSDAAVRLKPLSHNKRSAELVAGKALIRAARIVSCDAPQASYYIASDPDFLSKSYKSSVTGHIIALSIFVVALWR; encoded by the exons atgaaaaccTACAGAAGCTATCTGCTATTATTCGTACTTATTG CTTATTGTAATGCTAGTTACTATGGAAGTGAATCAATATCAAATGGTATCTTCGTACAACCCAAAGTTGAAGGTGTGGACATGGTGTCATGGTGTACTACCTCTGTGTTAGAACAGAAGAAATGTGAGAAACTGTCTCAAACTGCCATGCAAGACAAGGGACTGTTTGGAAGGGATTATATTGAAATACAGTGTAAAAGA GCATTTGACACAGAAGAATGTATGACTTGGGTGGACAGGGGAGAGGCGTCCCTTCTTGCCTTGGATGCAGGGGAGGTGTATGTTGCTGGGAGGTTCCATTCTCTAGTGCCAATCATGCAGGag TTATATGGACATGGGGAGCCCTTCCAATACTCAGTAGCAGTGGTCAAGAAGGGAAGTTTACCTGCCGTGCAGCCTGGCAGTGGCCTGCATGGGCTGCGGGGAGCGCGGGCCTGCTTCCCAGGTGTTGGCTCGCTGGCGGGATGGGTCATGCCTATACATGTT TTGATGCGCGAAGGCGGGCTGCGGGTGACGGATTGCAACAACCACGTCAAGTCCGCCATACAGTACTTCGGCGAATCGTGCGCGCCCAACTCTCTGAAGGACATGTACAACCCCATTGGCGATAACTCCGATCA gTTGTGCAAGCTATGCGCCGGCGGAGCGGGGGTCAGGTGTACCCTGGCCGACCCCCACGCGGGGTACGAGGGCGCGCTCAAGTGTCTGCTGGCCGACGGCGCGGGGGACATCGCCTTCGTGAGGGACACCACCATACAACACACGCTGTTGTCACAGAGGGTACTAG GGGGAGTGTCGGCCGACCGCTTCGAGCTGATCTGCCGCGACGGCTCCAGGATGGCGGTGCAGGAGTGGGAGCGCTGCCACTGGGGCCGCGTGCCCGCTGACGCCGTCGTCACCAGCAGCGCTGCTACCGTGCAGCAGAGGAAGCA ATACCAAAACCTCCTCCTCAAACTGTTGGAGCTATACGGGGAACCGAACCCGCTGAACAAGATGTCGAACCGCACCGTCGACTACCAAACCCGCGGCCCTTACGGCAACGTGCTAACTTCCACAACCACTGAGCGTGGGAGATACTATGATACTCCATACCGACCGAATGCTGATAACAGTCTACAGTTCAACAACAAACAAGAATT TGCATCCCCTTTCAAACCCCGCATGGATCCGTCTGGTCGTCCGATAGAACTACCATTTCAACTGTTCAAATCTGACGAAACTACGGATTTGTTGTTGCAG GACGCAACAGTAAACTTCAAGGTTATCAAAGAGGACGAACAAGCAGCGAATCACCTACTAAACAACGAGTTTGTCGGCGACCAAGCAGTAAAAGCAGTGACGGGCATTCGCGACTGCCCCGTCAAGCGAGCCACGCTCTGTGTCACCAGCGAGGCGGAGATGGACAAGTGTATTAAAATGAGG GTGGCACTAAAAGCAGCGTTCCTATCGCCCACGCTGGTGTGTTGGCGGGCACACAGCGCGCGGCACTGCGAGCGAGCGATCGCTGAGGGCACGTGCGACTTCGCGGTATTCGATGCGGCCGACATGTTGCACGCGGCCTATAGGCATCGGCTCGTGCCTTTCATGCAGGAA gTATACTCGAGTGGCAATAATTGGTACTACGCAGTAGCGGTGGCCAAGGAACAAGATCCGGACACAGACCTGACGTACCTGCGCGGCAAGAACACGTGCCATACCGGCATAGGCATGGCCGCTGGGTGGATCTATCCGCTCGCTTATCTCATCTCTAATGGATGGATACG GTCGTACGGTTGCGACGGCGCGCACGCCGCGGCGCAATACTTCACCAAGTCTTGCGCGCCCGGCGCTCTCAGCAGCGAGTATGTGGACGCGGGCACTGTTCCTCACGACAACCTCTGTCATTTGTGCCACGGGGCTTCTTTCCG GCGCTGTCGACGTGACGCCAGTGAAGACTACTACGGGCACGTGGGCGCCGTGCGCTGCATGGTGGAAGGCGGCGGCGACGTGGCCTTCGTGCGCCACACCGCGCCGCACGAGGTGTCCGGCGGCAGGCGTCGCGAATGGTGGGCGCGGGACTTGTTACCGGACGACTTGCAGCTACTGTGTCCGGACG GTACCCGCGCGAAAATGCACGAATACAAACACTGCAACCTAGGCCGAGTACCGGGTTCAGTTATTATGGGGAGAGCTAACCATACAGAGTTGGACACGTATTCCAATCTCATGGTGTATGCTCAACAGTTCTACGGCGCCACGACGGCTGACGAGTTTAG cttcAGCATGTTCCTATCACAAGCACCGTACGCGGATTTGATCTTCAGCGACGCAGCGGTCCGCCTAAAGCCGTTATCACACAACAAAAGATCAGCAGAACTAGTCGCTGGGAAAGCTCTCATACGCGCGGCGAGAATCGTCTCGTGTGACGCGCCACAAGCTTCATACTATATCGCTTCGGATCCGGACTTTTTGTCCAAAAGTTACAAATCCAGTGTTACAGGGCATATTATTGCTTTGTCAATATTTGTAGTGGCATTGTGGCGTTAA
- the LOC117993663 gene encoding glycerate kinase, whose translation MAKNILSDLRQIFRSSVSAVLPENLIRKSISYSLKSQQLNIAGKSYNLQNKNVYIVGSGKAVKNMATEVEKTLGSKIKQGIVSIPIGSLDKDYKSFNGNITYCEAAKNNLPDVKALETARKIKDLATKLRSDDFLLVLLSGGGSALLPLPKDPITLDEKLVLIKKLANMGADIKELNTVRKRISDVKGGQLAIYAQPAQVATLVLSDIVGDPLDLIASGPTTNNQDSQTDALNIIIKYNLYKELPESIKTVLEDDDNLKIFPENNVHNVIIGSNKLSTEAASIEAKNLNYFPIVLSNIVTGNVSDLVKEYVELVKSIVAFKKGNTSSDELKCNLMALNIPGLDIKEIIINDENVKTRDLCFILGGETTVQVKGTGVGGRNQQFSAEFSKSVHEFKNHLKDYEIYFLSGGTDGIDGPTDAAGAIGYLNLISDCIESNIDVNTYIENNDSYNFYKRFRNGELHVITGHTNTNVMDIHLIVINNQYT comes from the coding sequence ATGGCTAAAAATATCTTAAGTGATTTACGCCAGATATTCAGAAGCAGTGTTTCAGCAGTGCTACCTGAAAATCTCATCAGAAAATCTATTTCTTACAGTCTTAAGAGCCAACAGCTAAATATCGCAGGCAAGAGCTATAATCTACAAAACAAGAATGTTTACATTGTTGGAAGTGGGAAAGCTGTAAAAAACATGGCCACTGAGGTCGAAAAAACTTTGGGTTCTAAAATCAAACAGGGTATTGTAAGCATACCTATTGGCAGCTTAGATAAAGATTATAAATCATTTAATGGTAATATTACCTATTGCGAAGCGGCTAAAAACAATTTACCCGATGTAAAAGCTTTGGAAACCGctagaaaaatcaaagatttagcTACAAAATTAAGAAGTGATGactttttattagttttattgtCTGGTGGTGGATCAGCATTACTACCTTTGCCCAAAGATCCTATCACTTTAGATGAAAAACTTgtgctaataaaaaaattagcaaatATGGGTGCAGATATTAAAGAACTTAATACAGTAAGAAAGAGAATATCTGATGTTAAAGGGGGGCAGCTAGCTATTTATGCACAACCTGCTCAAGTAGCTACTTTAGTTCTTTCTGATATAGTTGGTGATCCTTTAGACTTAATAGCGAGTGGCCCAACTACTAATAATCAGGATAGCCAAACTGACGCGTTAAATATAATCAttaaatacaatttatacaAAGAATTGCCAGAATCAATAAAGACTGTCTTagaagatgatgataatttgaAAATATTTCCAGAAAATAATGTTCATAATGTAATTATAGGATCTAATAAACTAAGCACTGAAGCTGCATCAATAGAAGCTAAAAACCTGAATTATTTTCCAATTGTACTATCTAATATAGTGACTGGAAATGTAAGTGACTTAGTTAAGGAATATGTAGAACTGGTTAAATCTATTGTTGCATTTAAAAAGGGTAACACAAGTTCTGATGAACTAAAATGTAACTTGATGGCTTTAAATATACCTGGTTTAGATAtcaaagaaattattattaatgacgAAAATGTAAAAACTAGAGATTTATGTTTTATACTTGGAGGTGAAACAACAGTACAAGTAAAAGGTACAGGAGTTGGTGGTAGAAATCAACAGTTTAGTGCAGAATTTTCTAAATCTGTACATGAGTTCAAAAACCATTTGAAAgattatgaaatatattttctcAGTGGTGGTACAGATGGTATTGACGGGCCCACAGATGCTGCTGGTGCTATTGGATACCTAAATCTAATATCAGACTGTATAGAATCAAATATAGATGTAAATACATACATTGAAAATAACGATTCATACAATTTTTATAAGCGATTCAGAAATGGAGAGCTACATGTTATTACAGGGCATACAAACACTAATGTCATGGATATACAtttaattgtaataaataatcaatatacatag
- the LOC117993665 gene encoding uncharacterized protein, whose amino-acid sequence MECSSGCGRPLTEQYLMKCYYCKSGYHCECLNINPQQYTTLTKDYLASWKCPSCSNVSRRHKGSRDNTPVRNSVIPPAEETNTSSKLIERQMTRPEFDLRSFTNDLQNMLQIWRKEIDDSLNRISGDIKSALSEVQLEMQSLRTEQANLKSSLASVTKDIAELQSSAQFQSEQHVHIEKKVRDLEEFKKDALGTGNLVSSLEHKIDSLEQQARQCNIEICNVPDKRNENLLSILDAIGSAINYPISNKDVISIHRVPHANQQNNRQPKNIIVKFTTRILRDNILSAFRKARGVRSEQIGIQGQSQIIYMNEHLTLKNKRLFRECREEAKRLKYKYVWVKNATILVRENDTSPTFAIRSTGDFTKFKSRGADRMET is encoded by the coding sequence ATGGAGTGCAGTAGTGGTTGTGGACGTCCTCTGACAGAACAGTACCTTATGAAGTGCTATTACTGTAAATCAGGCTATCACTGTGAGTGTCTGAATATTAACCCACAACAATATACGACGCTAACTAAGGACTATTTGGCCTCCTGGAAATGTCCCTCCTGCAGCAACGTTTCTCGCAGACACAAAGGAAGCCGTGATAACACTCCGGTACGTAATTCAGTTATTCCGCCTGCTGAGGAAACGAACACGTCATCCAAACTCATCGAACGACAGATGACTCGTCCCGAATTTGACTTGCGTAGCTTTACAAATGATCTCCAGAATATGCTACAAATATGGCGCAAAGAAATTGACGACAGCTTAAATAGAATCAGTGGCGATATCAAAAGTGCTTTATCTGAAGTACAGCTTGAAATGCAATCACTACGGACCGAGCAAGCTAACTTGAAGAGTAGTCTGGCCAGTGTAACTAAGGACATCGCCGAACTGCAATCATCGGCCCAATTTCAATCAGAGCAGCATGTTCATATTGAAAAAAAGGTACGTGACCTTGAAGAATTTAAGAAGGACGCGCTAGGAACAGGTAATCTCGTTTCTTCCCTGGAACATAAAATCGACTCCCTAGAACAACAGGCGAGGCAATGCAATATTGAGATTTGTAACGTACCTGACAAACGGAATGAAAATCTACTTTCAATCCTAGATGCTATAGGCTCGGCTATTAACTACCCAATCTCGAACAAAGATGTAATCTCGATTCATCGAGTCCCACATGCAAATCAACAAAACAATCGCCAGCCTAAAAACATAATTGTCAAATTTACCACTAGGATTCTGCGTGACAACATTCTGAGTGCTTTCCGAAAGGCTCGCGGAGTACGTAGCGAGCAGATAGGTATTCAAGGTCAGTCGCAAATTATCTATATGAATGAGCATCTTACTCTTAAGAACAAACGACTTTTTCGCGAGTGCCGTGAGGAGGCTAAAAGGCTCAAATATAAGTACGTGTGGGTCAAAAATGCAACTATCCTCGTCCGGGAAAATGATACCTCGCCAACATTTGCTATCCGATCCACTGGAGATTTTACTAAATTCAAAAGTCGAGGCGCTGACAGAATGGAAACCTAG